The Streptomyces sp. ICC1 DNA window ACGGCGGGGTCGACGTGACCACCGTCGCCACCGTCCCCGAGGAAGCCGTCGCGACGGCCGACTTCACCGCGCGCGAGGCGGGCACGGTCGCCGGCCTGCGCGTCGCCGAGGCCGTCCTGTCCGTCGTGTGCACCGAGACGTTCGAGGTGGAGCGGCACGTCGAGGACGGCGAGCGCGTCGAGCCCGGCCAGGTGCTGCTGTCGGTCCGGGCCCGCACCCGCGACCTGCTCACCGGCGAACGCAGCGCGCTCAACCTGCTCTGCCTGATGTCGGGCATCGCCACCGCGACCCGCGCGTGGGCCGACGAGCTGGAGGGCACCAAGGCCAAGGTCCGCGACACCCGCAAGACCACCCCCGGCCTGCGCTGCCTGGAGAAGTACGCGGTCCGCTGCGGCGGCGGCGTCAACCACCGGATGTCCCTCTCGGACGCGGCGCTGGTCAAGGACAACCACGTGATCGCGGCGGGCGGGGTCCGCGAGGCCTTCAAGGCCGTGCGCGAGCAGTTCCCCGACCTGCCCGTCGAGGTCGAGGTGGACACCCTCCAGCAGGTCCGCGAGGCCCTGGAGGCGGGCGCCGACCTGATCCTGCTCGACAACTTCACCCCGATCGAGACCGCGGAGGCGGTGGCGCTCGTGCACGGCCGCGCGGTGCTGGAGTCCTCGGGCCGCCTCACCATGCACAACGCCCGCGCCTACGCCGAGACCGGCGTCGACTACCTCGCGGTCGGCGGCCTCACCCACTCCTCCCCGATCCTGGACATCGGCCTCGATCTGCGCGAGGCGGTGTAACCGGTGCTCCTCACCATCGACGTGGGCAACACCCATACGGTCTTCGGCCTGTTCGACGGTGACGAGATCGTCGAGCACTGGCGCATCTCGACCGACCCGCGCCGCACGGCCGACGAGATGGCCGTGCTCATGCAGGGCCTGATGGGCATGCACCCGATGCTCGGCAACGAGCTGGGAGACGGCATCCACGGCATCGCGATCTGCTCGACGGTGCCGGCGGTCCTGCACGAGCTGCGCGAGGTGACCCGCCGCTACTACGGCGACGTTCCGGCGGTGATCGTGGAGCCCGGGACCAAGACGGGCGTCCCGATCCTCATGGACAACCCGAAGGAGGTCGGCGCGGACCGCATCGTCAACGCGGTCGCGGTGGTCGAGCTCTACGGCGGTCCGGCGATCGTCGTCGACCTCGGTACGGCCACCACCTTCGACGCCGTGTCCGCGAAGGGCGAGTACGTCGGCGGGGTGATCTCCCCGGGCATCGAGATCTCGATGGAGGCCCTCGGCGTACGGGGCGCCCAGCTCCGCAAGATCGAGCTGGCCCGCCCGCGCAACGTCATCGGCAAGTCCACCGTCGAGGCGATGCAGTCGGGCGTGGTCTACGGGTTCGCCGGCCAGGTCGACGGGATCGTGACCCGGATGGCCAAGGAGCTGGCCGGCCCGAACGGCGCCCCGGACGAGGTCCGCGTCATCGCCACGGGCGGCCTGGCCCCGATCGTCCTCGGCGAGGCCTCGGTGATCGACGACCACGAGCCCTGGCTCACCCTGGTCGGCCTGCGCCTGGTCTACGAGCGCAACGCCCCGACCTTCGACTGACGCGCCGGCCCCCGCCCCCGGGTGGGGGCCCGGGCCCGTGCCCGTGCGCCCGCGGCCGGGGTTGACCGGGCCGGCCGGGCGGCGGGTCCACGACGAGCACAGGACGGCCGAAATGCCCCGCGACACCGCGTACGTGAAGGTGGCCGACGCGCTCCGGACCCGGATCCGGGCCGCGGAATGGCCCGTCGGGTCGAGGCTCCCCTCGCGGGCCCGGCTCGCCGCCGAGTACCGCGTGGGGCAGTCCGTCACCCAGCGGGCGATGGAACTCCTGGTCATCGAGGGCCTCCTCGAAGGCCGGCCCGGCGCCGGCACCTACGTCCGCGTCCCGCGGCAGCGCCCGCGCGTCCTGCGCTCCGGCCCCGCCGATCCTGTAGGGCCCGCCGGGCCCGACGGCTCCGGCCGCGTGCGCCGGGAGTCCCACACCAAGGCCCGCGTCGCCGCCACCGAGGCCATCGCCGAGCGCCTCGCCATCGCCCCCGGCGACCCGTGCGTGCTCACCACGTACGCGCTCTTCGACGGGGAGCTCCCCTTCGAGGTCTGCGAGTCCTGGGAGCCGATGGCGCTCACCGGCGGAACCCCGGTCGTCCTGCCCGAGCTGGGCCCCCACAAGGGCGCCGGCGTCGTGGCGCGGATGCGCGCGATCGGCATCGCGGTCACCTCGGCGGTGGAGGTCCCGCGCCCGGCCCGCGCGGACCGCCGCCAGGCCGGGCTGCTCGCCATCGGCGTCGGCGACCTGATCACCCGGATCGAGCGCACGCACTACGCGGCGGACGGCCGCGCGGTGGAGACCGCCGACATCGCGGTCGCCGACCGGCACGCGGAGATCGCCTACGAGATCCCCGTACCTCTTAGCGCCTCCTGACGCCCGGCGCAGCGAATTCCCCGGAAATGGCCGGAGTGCGGCCGCCATGGGGTTACGGTCCCCCCACGAGAAATACCGGGAGCTCGTCCACGGCGCCGCACGCGCCTGTGAGCTGAGGAGACACCATGACCACTCGGACCGCCTGGCAGAAGTCCTCGTTCTGCGGCGAGGGGGACAACTGCGTGTACGTCAGCGCGGCCCCCGGCACCCTGGTCCGCGTGGCGGACCGCGCCGATCCGGCCCACCTCGTCCTCGCCACCACCCAGGCCGCCTGGGCCGATTTCCTCCGCGTGGTCAAGGAGTCCGGCTGAAGGTCCGGCGCGCCGGGCGCGGGTTCCCTGAGGGGATTTTGTCCGATTAGCGCGTATCTTCGGCCCATGCCCACGCCCTACGGATCCCGCGGCGGCATGGCGTTCAGCGCTGATGAGCTTCACGTGCTCAGGCGTTCGCTCGCTCACGCCCTCCAGTCCTCCACGGCCCCTCTGACGGCCGCCGAGGTCCAGGACTGCCTGCGCCTCGCGCAGTCGGTGGACGAAGCGGTCCAGGAGGCGGGGCGGCTCAGAGCGTTCCTCCTCGCCGACCTGGCCCGGTACAGAGCCGCGCTGCCGGGGAGCCTCACGGGCTACCTGGAGCTGCTCCAGGACGCCCTGGCCGCCGGTTACGAGCCCGTGCCCGACGACCTCGCCGCCCTGCGGGCCCTGCGCGCCAACCCGGTCGCGGCCGCCCTGCTGGAGCGGTCGCAGGTGATCGCGGAGCGCTCCGTACGCCGCAGGCTCTCCACCGCGCCCGCGCCGCGGACCCGGCTGCTGGCCATCGCCGGCGGCGCCGGGACGGCCAGCGGCCCCGCCGGCTCCGGCTCGGCCCAAGGCGCGGTGTCCGGATCAGGGTCCGGCTCCGGCTCCGGCAAGGAGAAGGAGCCGCGCCCGCGGGAGCCCGAGCCCGACGACCGGCCCGCGCACCCGATCCCGACCCCGGGCGAGGTCTTCCCGCCGCGCCGCAAGCCCGCGCCGCCCCCGGCGGCGGGCCGCGCGGCCGGCTAGTGCTGTGGCCGGGAAGGTTTGCCGGGCGCCGCGACCCGGTGAACCTTTCCGGTCACAGCACTAGCTAGGCTGGGGGCATGGACTACGTTTCCGCGCTCGTGCCCCCCTTCGTGATGGCCGTGTTCTTCATCGCGCTCGTCGTGACGATCGTGAAGAGCCAGGGCGGTGCCAACAAGGGCAAGGAGGACGCGGCGGTGGACGCCGTGCTCGCCCGCGCCGAGGCCGCCCGGCAGTCCAAGCCCCAGAACTAGTACCCCCCCGAGGGGGACGGGCGTACGGCTCCTCGAGCCGTACGCCTTCTGCGTATGCCCTCCCACATTTCGCCGCGCGTTGCCGTCCGAATAGCCGGGCAATTCGCCGCATCCCGCACTATCGTGCTGCTGTGCCTCGCCCCTTGGGAGAACTCGAAGACTCAGTCATGACGCGGGTGTGGCAGTGGAACCGCC harbors:
- the nadC gene encoding carboxylating nicotinate-nucleotide diphosphorylase, giving the protein MSTHEQETPHEHDHTHEHEELPLLGRPAGGDGGCGDDCACGEGEETGLDPALAQLLADAGLDPVEVEDIAHMAISEDLDGGVDVTTVATVPEEAVATADFTAREAGTVAGLRVAEAVLSVVCTETFEVERHVEDGERVEPGQVLLSVRARTRDLLTGERSALNLLCLMSGIATATRAWADELEGTKAKVRDTRKTTPGLRCLEKYAVRCGGGVNHRMSLSDAALVKDNHVIAAGGVREAFKAVREQFPDLPVEVEVDTLQQVREALEAGADLILLDNFTPIETAEAVALVHGRAVLESSGRLTMHNARAYAETGVDYLAVGGLTHSSPILDIGLDLREAV
- a CDS encoding GntR family transcriptional regulator, with the translated sequence MPRDTAYVKVADALRTRIRAAEWPVGSRLPSRARLAAEYRVGQSVTQRAMELLVIEGLLEGRPGAGTYVRVPRQRPRVLRSGPADPVGPAGPDGSGRVRRESHTKARVAATEAIAERLAIAPGDPCVLTTYALFDGELPFEVCESWEPMALTGGTPVVLPELGPHKGAGVVARMRAIGIAVTSAVEVPRPARADRRQAGLLAIGVGDLITRIERTHYAADGRAVETADIAVADRHAEIAYEIPVPLSAS
- a CDS encoding DUF397 domain-containing protein, which codes for MTTRTAWQKSSFCGEGDNCVYVSAAPGTLVRVADRADPAHLVLATTQAAWADFLRVVKESG
- a CDS encoding type III pantothenate kinase produces the protein MLLTIDVGNTHTVFGLFDGDEIVEHWRISTDPRRTADEMAVLMQGLMGMHPMLGNELGDGIHGIAICSTVPAVLHELREVTRRYYGDVPAVIVEPGTKTGVPILMDNPKEVGADRIVNAVAVVELYGGPAIVVDLGTATTFDAVSAKGEYVGGVISPGIEISMEALGVRGAQLRKIELARPRNVIGKSTVEAMQSGVVYGFAGQVDGIVTRMAKELAGPNGAPDEVRVIATGGLAPIVLGEASVIDDHEPWLTLVGLRLVYERNAPTFD